Within the Scomber scombrus chromosome 4, fScoSco1.1, whole genome shotgun sequence genome, the region tgggtggcacactaagaccacaaatgaacctggctcagccaacacacagtcgttgccatggtagttaacgactggagCGCATGGGGACAGGGCATGggcagacagcaggcagagtgcagtttgaatgggagaggaacagggtgcacatgtcgggccacagatcaaaaagtataaaacatagccagaccaaattacacacgtctatagatgagacttgtggctacattttgacgtttgaatggagtctgtaactgaaagtatgcaggaataatatatatattttgaaaagcctgaaaaatcgttgaaaatcccacatgtaatggcaaattgtgcacttcctgttggatttaggtcaggggtgtcagcgcatGATTtttaggtcttgataagacaaacaattgagttttggtttgatctttctacgacattcctatcaggcgtagtggccgttttactgtttctaggtggcgctagagagttcgacgttgtttgtttttccattttatcgaatttttcgccagacctgatgtgcgttccgaatttggtgagttttggagcaggtttagggggtcaaattaaggcgcaaagtgtcgatagaataaaaaaaaaaaaacggtacaaattcaatagggtccttgcctccaggcaagggcgggactcctctggagtcctcgccctcttgcctttcggctcggtccctaaaaaaaaaaaaaacgatacaaattcaatagggtccttgcctccaggctcttggctcttgcctttcggctcggtccctaaaaaaaaaaaacggtgcaaattcaatagggtccttgcctccaggcaagggcaggactcctctggagtccttgccctcttgcctttcggctcggttcCTAATAAGGCAGACGTTGCATTTTGAAGTACCTCTCCATACAAGACGCTGGAAGGCAGTCTGCCCTTCACACCGCCATAGTTGGCCAGATCCATCCATAGCATAAACTCCCAGCATCGGGAGAAGGAGATGGACAAAGAGTGGAAGATTTCTCTGGAGTGTATGCTAGAGGAGAAACAGTTAGGgaggtgatttattttttaggttttgggTAAACATACATTGTGAAACATACAGTAAGATATTACAATATTATGGACAACTAGTAAGATATTTACTAGTAAGATATTTACTAGTAAGAGCAGAATTTTCGTGATACTTTGCAAGGATTTATATTCACTCTACAGAGACACGCAGAGGGTGAATGTCTAACCTGTTGGTGATGTATTCTACGTAGCCAATGGCATCATCTATCCTCCGTTTTTTAGTACACAAGATGATCCTGTTGAAGTTTCCGTAAACCACAGTGGAGCCGAGACGTTTAAACTCTGCAACCAACCTGCCAGCAGAGTGAGAAAAAGATTAATGAAGGACATTGTCAAATTTCTCCATGGGAATCATATATCAGTGACATTTGAACCAAGGATAAAAGAGTTTGATAACTTTTGCCATGAATCTAAAATAGCTGTTGACTCACTGGAGGAAGACCTTCTTCATCATGTTGTGCAGGGTACGGTGCAATGCAGGGTCATAGAGCAGAGAGCTGGGGGAGCGCAGCCAGCGGTAGAAGTGCATCACCTGGTTGTCTGCGTACACATTGTGGTACTGTGTAATCTCCCTAACCCAGCCCACTACCATGCTCTTCAAGATCCTGCTCATACAGCAAAACACAGAAGATAATGACATGAATAAAGTATAAAcactgttaaaagcctgcattGATAGACTGCACATGCATGAGGATTCATATTGTTATGTGAAAATGTTTACAAACCTGAAGGTGTTGGAGCAGAGAGCGGTCTCATCGTAGCTGGCAAGAGAGCTGGCTCCTTGGTTTCCTGACATCATGTCCTCCAAAGACGCCTGCTGGATCACGTCAAAACTGACCCCCATACTGGATCCACCCTCCATGTCATTGACATGCTGCGACTGGAGGATGGTGTTCACCGCCAGGCTCTGCACGTCCAGCtccacacacactgagagaaaaacaaaaacacaaacatttgttCTATGATGTTTTGCTTTACCTGTTCTTGGAcacaatttatattatatatctggtgtgtgtgtgcttgtttacCTGTAGAATAGCATCCTTGAGCGTTGATTTCCACAGAGCACCTGTCATCACTTTCCATGACCAGACGGCTGTCATCCGCCTCCTTTCCCCCGAGGTCTGGCCTGGCTGTGGGTGAAAGCCACAGCAGGTGGTTGTGTTTCCGCAGATGTCTTGCCAGGAACAAGTCTGAGCCAAAGATGGACACATCCTGAGGCAGGTTACCCACAGGTAAGTGGTAATACCTGAAAGCAAATGAAATTATATCACTTTCAAATGACAACAGCAATAAAGAGCATGTCCGTAGAGGTCCATGACTGATTAAAATACAAAGAATAAACAGAGTAGTGTACCTGGCCATGTCGAAAGCCTGTGACAGGCAGCTGTCCAGGTTGAGGTAGTGGCGGACCATGCGTCGGGCACCATGGCGTTGCCAGTCCAGCACATTATAACTGATTTCATCGATCACGTGCACTGGAACGACAGGGAACTCCTCAAGCACTGGCATACCCGCTGCCAATCGCCGCAACTCCCAGTTAGACTGCACTGCGATGAGGGTCGGCCCACGACGCTCCTCctgtaaacaaagaaaagcaaacagtgtATTATACACAATAAATTTAGTAACATTAACCTAATTAAAAATGTCTATGTATATAATTATTAGAAGGTAATtaagtgtttggtttttttaccTTATAGTTTAGCAGTATGCGTTGAAGTGCGCGGTAGATAGCCTTCACGTCGTTTTCAGCCCGAACCTCAAAGTTGTGTTTCTCTGGAGGCAGCAGCTCCTCTGTCATCTTCTCCAGGAGAGCAGTGCGCTCAGCTGTGTAGAGGTTACTCAGGTTGGGCATCTGGTTGCTTCGAACCTTCAGggacaaaataaagacagaccATGAGCAGCATATTCATAGTGTATTGTCTACTCGGTTCAGTTAtgcttttatttgctgtttaattaacatttaaagcaaACACCAACAGCATGGTATtggaagaaataaaagacagattgCTCTTACTGTGTCCAAGACAAAGATGCTGGCTTTACGCTGTGAGGGGATGAAAAGGCCAAACAAAGCCTTGTGACCCTGGCTGTGATGGTACAGGTACATGTGGCGAACACTCcctgagaagaaaacaaacaaaatatggtGATAACACATCTACCGTCAAATAATTACATTCACATCCAGCATCCATTTCATGAAATCTACCTGTGCTACAGGTCTTCAAACCATTAAGTCAGAGGAAAGGCTGATGGTTTAAACAGTCCATTCAGcacaaaacaaaccaataatcTTTGTAGGACAATATTTGAATTCAAACTAATATAACCAGGGTGTGCCACAGGTCCTACCAGGCTCCAGGTAGCTGAACTGGGCTAGAGATCTCATTTCTAGATGCTCCAAGTCAAAGGTGTCAGCCTCCCTGCCAGCTAGGTCCCTCACGACGTGCTTATtgaccatacacacacatccaagcTGCACCAGTGCACGAAACAGCAAAGGGACCTGAGGGAGTGAGGACGAGAAGTTTACAGAACCACTGCTTTCTGTTCACAATTGTGCACTTTAGTATAATTAATACACATTATGTTTCAGTTATAAAGATACCTGTGTTTCATAAACTCCTTCGATGTCTGGCGCAGAGAGGTCAGCATTGATCTCATTAATGTGCTCCTGGTACATGTCCTCTGGTACACAGTATTCATACAGGTAGTACACCATGTTGGAGCGAGGCAGCATGCGGTTCACCTGAAGCCAAATCATTTGTTAACCAAATTAATTTGAACTATTTGTGACAACGCATGCTTACCAATCATTTAGAGTGACAGCAATTCAGTTTTTGTACCTTTTTGTACGTGGCTCCCTCCTCCTGTTTTGGGACTTTCTGATTGACGTAGAAGACACGAGGGATGTTGAGCTTCATGCAGTGGAGGTCATTTCCAATCACAGCCCACAACTTGTACAAACCGGGGTGACTAGTTTCTGCAATCTGTGAGGCAGCAAACATCACATTagacatttattcattttcaagcATACAATATTTAAGACTTTTCTtttggtgatggtgatgatgaaatTGTTTTTGCTCTACCTGCACAATTTGCCAAGGCATGTCCAGGATGCTGCGAGCTGTTCTGCGGAGGAAGCTTCCCAGGCCGGTGGTCGGGCCGTCTCTGATTACTCCTCCACCTACAGGTTGGGCTTCTCCGTCCAacagcctcctcctcttcttcctctccttcctctgcctGAGTTGCAGCTCCCACTTTTTCTTGTGGTAACGCAGCCACACCAGTCGCTCCTCCTGTGTACAGACAGTTATTAAAACTAGATTTAATAActtgtttttgaatgaattcTTGGTGAATGCTGAAaagaattattaaaaaatgcttCAATGCGTTTAAATATTTAGGTGTGTTATTAATTAATGGACTGACCAAAACTTGAGGCAGTTGTTTGTGTTATTGCTGCTTGCCTACCTTTGTTTTTCCCATGGGAGGGGGTGGTCCCAGGATCTCCCTCCAGGACTGGGTGAGCTCCACATCCTGAGACTCCACCTGGCTGTCCCCTCCCTGAGAAGCTCGCTTCCTCTTGGTGCTGATGAGGATGGCCGGCTGCAGAGGTCTAGCTGGCATCCCAAAGTCCTCGATGTCAGCAGTCTGACCTCCCTCGAGAGGCTGATGAGCCACCTGGAAGAGAAGAAgccattaaagaaaaaaacaaacaatacagcaTAACCATGGAGATGCTTTTTGTTAAACAGAGAAACTTAAATCGAAATATTTTCATCAAGCATGATGTCTTACTAAGGTAAACCCTACCTGTCTCTTGCCCTCACTGGTGAACAGCTCACTGATTTTCTTTTGCTTGTAGATGTCATTTTTCTCCAGGAGTTTCTTATGAAGCCAGTCGGGATGTCTCACTCTGGGTACTGGATTCTTTACCtgatgacagacagacataatttaaaaagtatCTGTGTGTAAACTTAGAATAGAGTGATAGACTGATGAAATGTTTACCTGTTGAAGAGCTGCAGGGATGGTGATGATTTTCTGGATGGCACTACCCAACCTCTCTATGTAATAACCCCAATCCAGGATCTGTGAGGGCCCGACACAGATATGTAAGTTGGAGTAAATTCACAAATGCGAAGGCTCATGCCCACGtgtataaaatgttaatctgaACACTTACGGTACGGATGTCCAACTCGTGCAGACTGGGCATCTTCAACCACTTACGAAGGAAATGTTTCTTCACACTGGGCTCTGCTTGGAAGATGGCCAGAGGAATGGCTCTGATGGGAGAGACCCAACAATCACTCAGTGTCACACTTAAGACTTTTATTTTAGGGAGTGTTACAAAGTGCTTGTTCAACATCGGGAAAATTACTCCAGAAATAATTTCTAATGCAAGCAAAACGATCATGAGTTGACAGCACGTTTTGATGACTGccactttctgacattttgtggCTTTATTGGACAGCTCACAGTGTAGGCAGGAGATAAAGAAGAGAGTGGTGAATAAGAAACTTAAGCAGAGAAACTTTTCTACTGATCTTTATTCTCTCTCACACCTGTCCTGTCTCACCTTGCACTTTCTAATACTGCTTGGGTTTCATACGGAGGGGCAAATGTAAATGGCTATGTATGAATATTTTAGAATTTCTTTAAACTCAATTTCATGGTTGAGCTGTGAAGTGAATAAACAAATAGCTTCAGACTTCAGTCCTCAGGTAGGAATTTGTCATTCACAGGTGTGTGAAATGAAAGTGCATGTGCATGTTGTACTCTGCTGGCAAGGACTGCCCCAGAGtcacaaatgtttattttgagaTACACTGACCCACCTCTCTGTGACAGGAGAACCCTCAGGTTTTCGGGAGATGACATAGCGACAGCTCAGACCAGCGTCTTTCACCATTTGGTCTCCCAGGAACTCAGCCAGTCTTTTAGCTGTGCTGATGGAAGTGGACTTCTGCTCTCCGTAATCCTCCAGCCTTTTGGACATTGAACGATTCTCTGAAATCAGCTCAAACAGCTCTGCATCTGGCATGTTGGCAGCCTAGAAAAATCAGAGATATAAATCAGCTTTTGGTGATGAGGACAAAGACTTGAGCCAACTTTTCTCTCTGAAAACAATACTGCAATTATTATCTTGTTGAAGTTACACAAAACAATGCTGAAGCATGATGTAAAGGTATTAAAACAATATCAGTTGATGAAGTTTTCTTTTACCTTACTGTATAGCACATCCAGCCAGTAGTCGGCCACTTTGGACACAGAGGCATAGACCTCCTCCAGAGTGGTACCTTTGAGGAAAGCCTCAAACACAGATGACTGGAAAATCTTAATGAGCTGgagctctcctcttctcttcactTCAAAACCCTTCAACTCAGCCAGAGAGCCATCTTCATTAAACACAGCGTACCtaagatgaagagaaaaaccttgaaatcatcatcataagcactgcacattttaaaaccaaCCTCACCAGGGAACACTATATAGTAccttaaaagaaataaatgaatacaaattaATATCAAATTCCACTTCAGCCATACCTTTTCTTCAgcttcttcccttcttctttaGATGCTGGCAGAATCATGGCCAGGTATGGTCCGTCCACCTCGAAGAAGATGCTGTTCTCTGACCTGGTGTTGTAAGTGAGTGACGCAGGGTCGACCAGCTCATGGTACTGATCGTTGGTGAATCCCTCCTTCACCAAGATGTTCAGCATGGCACCTGGGTAGGAGATGGTCACTTTGGGCTTTTTTTCGTTACTGGTTTTCATGACAAAGTTCTCAGGGAAGGTGTTTGGGAGGACACACCAGATACCATCAGTGTCCAACTCAAGGGGCCTCCTGAATGAGCAAAAAAAGTAGATGTGAAAAAGGAAATTCATTGaattatttttcagtttactgttgaGCTGTTCAAAGCTTTATCTACTAGTAAACTGCATGGATCAGAAAAAAtagtcagaaaaaaacaatactggAGGAGCTGGACTCAAGCCTACATGCTGCAAGGATCTGCTGATAAAGCATTGTTTAACAAGGCAGCAAACCCCTTCCAGCTGTGTCTTTGCTGAGCTGGAGCTGACCCTGCATTCTTACTTACATTACCCTGAAGTAATATCTTTAATTATGTAACACATTATGCGCATACGCTCACCCTATTTGTTCGATGAGCTCTCTGGCCTGAGTGATAATGTTGGCTCCAGTGTAGCACACGATGCCAGCCATCTCCATGGAGTACCAGCGCGCCCTgatggaaacacaaagacagcacAGACAACATCAGGTCTGCCGCTTCGCACCGGGTATCACTCAGCAGTGGAGAGATTATAAAACAGTGGATGTAAGATGATAGTGGATGAAATATCTCCTTATGAAATCTGACTCCTACCCTTTCCTCATGACGTAGCCATAGAAAGAGTTGAGAATACACTTGTGAGCCAGCTGAAGAGACTCATACAGGATCTCCATGTTCTTGCAGCGCTTCACCTCGGCAGCATCTCCACTTTCGTGAGCTGCTGACAGTTTCTTCTTCCACACCTTTCACAATATGAAAACAATCGTTTGAAGAATCCACTTTTGCTGAACCAAAGGACACTATTTCAATTTCAAAGTGTATTCAGTAAACGGAGACATTGTGTTTAATGgctgaatgttttaaattctACAGAAAAAACAATTCCAGGTCCTACTTTATAAATTACAAATAGCATTTAAATATGAGTTGCTTTTCATTACAATCAATACTGAAAAGATACCTTGTGCAATCCTTTGAAGTCATAACGCCGATCTCTGAAAGCTCTCACAGTGTCAACATAAAAGGAGTTTTCTCTTTGGCAGATGGTAGTGACTCGCTCCTCCAGTCTGGTGACGTGAGTCTTCTTATAGGCTCTTTTACAATAATCTGAGACAAAGACGACAAGTGTCAAGATGAGTTTTGACAAACAGTGAATCAATACAAGGAACCAACTGAGTAAAGGCTGGACAAAAAGGAAGCACCTGCCAAACGCTTTTTCTCATGCTTGGCCTGCTCCTCCCTATTGAGGGTGTGGAAGGCCCGAGGTGGACCGTTGGGGAAAAAGGGCGGAAACTTCTCGGATTCGAGTTGCTGCTGGATGCGGTGGAACTCACTGCGGCTGGCAGGCACTGCAGATTGAGGGGGAAAATCTCTCTTAGCTCCACATATCTTTGTCTTTGCCATATCCAGAAACAACACAGGATATACAACACCGACTTACTGATTTCTCCTCTCCACTGCCAGGCCATCCTCCTCTGACACGTGGCACCAGGCTTGTTGAAATCACAGGCTGCACAGGTGGCTTCGTCTACCATGGCAGATGGCTAGAGTACAGATTCCAAAATAAAGTGTTGATTTTCATGCATTTCTGTATCTTCTACCTACGTCCaggcatttttttctttttacctgcAGGCGGTTGGTTAGGATGATATTGGGGTACATCGCCCCGACATCCAGATGGTAAATGAGGGGGCATTCGATCCTGTTTGGGACCTCCTTCAGAGAAGTCAGCTTCTGTTTGATCTCATCGCAGACCTGAAAAACATACCAAAGCATTTTACGACTTCAAGCTGAAAAGGGCCTGGAAAAAGATGGGCTTTGTAAAAATGATATCACAAATTGGaggcagaataaaaaaagaaacacaccaagaaaaaaaaaaaataaatcagcacCTCATTAAAGTTGGTGA harbors:
- the pole gene encoding DNA polymerase epsilon catalytic subunit A gives rise to the protein MSALKRLERSQFTDEMDSRFSFDRMKEPGEKTGWLINMHPTEILDEDKRMISAVDYYFIQEDGSRFKVALPYKPYFYIATKKNCEREVISYLSKKFQGKVSKLETLPKEDLDLPNHLVGLKRNYIKLSFNTVDDLIKVKREISPAVRKNREREQSNDAYTSMLSSALSGGNVASADEDAMLKSISDQLDNIVDMREYDVPYHVRLSIDLKIHVAHWYNVRYRGSAFPPEIVRRDDLVERPDPVVLAFDIETTKLPLKFPDAESDQIMMMSYMIDGQGFLITNREIVSEDIEDFEFTPKPEYEGPFTIFNEDDEAALLQRWFDHIHETKPNIFVTYNGDFFDWPFVETRAALHGLSMYKEIGFQKDSQGEYKSSQAIHMDCYRWVKRDSYLPVGSHNLKAAAKAKLGYDPVELDPEEMCRMATEEPQTLATYSVSDAVATYYLYLKYVHPFIFALCTIIPMEPDEVLRKGSGTLCEALLMVQAFHANIIFPNKQEQVFNKLTDDGHVMDSETYVGGHVEALESGVFRSDIPCRFKMNPAAFDFLFQRVERTMRHAIEEEEKIPLEQVTNFNEVCDEIKQKLTSLKEVPNRIECPLIYHLDVGAMYPNIILTNRLQPSAMVDEATCAACDFNKPGATCQRRMAWQWRGEIMPASRSEFHRIQQQLESEKFPPFFPNGPPRAFHTLNREEQAKHEKKRLADYCKRAYKKTHVTRLEERVTTICQRENSFYVDTVRAFRDRRYDFKGLHKVWKKKLSAAHESGDAAEVKRCKNMEILYESLQLAHKCILNSFYGYVMRKGARWYSMEMAGIVCYTGANIITQARELIEQIGRPLELDTDGIWCVLPNTFPENFVMKTSNEKKPKVTISYPGAMLNILVKEGFTNDQYHELVDPASLTYNTRSENSIFFEVDGPYLAMILPASKEEGKKLKKRYAVFNEDGSLAELKGFEVKRRGELQLIKIFQSSVFEAFLKGTTLEEVYASVSKVADYWLDVLYSKAANMPDAELFELISENRSMSKRLEDYGEQKSTSISTAKRLAEFLGDQMVKDAGLSCRYVISRKPEGSPVTERAIPLAIFQAEPSVKKHFLRKWLKMPSLHELDIRTILDWGYYIERLGSAIQKIITIPAALQQVKNPVPRVRHPDWLHKKLLEKNDIYKQKKISELFTSEGKRQVAHQPLEGGQTADIEDFGMPARPLQPAILISTKRKRASQGGDSQVESQDVELTQSWREILGPPPPMGKTKEERLVWLRYHKKKWELQLRQRKERKKRRRLLDGEAQPVGGGVIRDGPTTGLGSFLRRTARSILDMPWQIVQIAETSHPGLYKLWAVIGNDLHCMKLNIPRVFYVNQKVPKQEEGATYKKVNRMLPRSNMVYYLYEYCVPEDMYQEHINEINADLSAPDIEGVYETQVPLLFRALVQLGCVCMVNKHVVRDLAGREADTFDLEHLEMRSLAQFSYLEPGSVRHMYLYHHSQGHKALFGLFIPSQRKASIFVLDTVRSNQMPNLSNLYTAERTALLEKMTEELLPPEKHNFEVRAENDVKAIYRALQRILLNYKEERRGPTLIAVQSNWELRRLAAGMPVLEEFPVVPVHVIDEISYNVLDWQRHGARRMVRHYLNLDSCLSQAFDMARYYHLPVGNLPQDVSIFGSDLFLARHLRKHNHLLWLSPTARPDLGGKEADDSRLVMESDDRCSVEINAQGCYSTVCVELDVQSLAVNTILQSQHVNDMEGGSSMGVSFDVIQQASLEDMMSGNQGASSLASYDETALCSNTFRILKSMVVGWVREITQYHNVYADNQVMHFYRWLRSPSSLLYDPALHRTLHNMMKKVFLQLVAEFKRLGSTVVYGNFNRIILCTKKRRIDDAIGYVEYITNSIHSREIFHSLSISFSRCWEFMLWMDLANYGGVKGRLPSSVLYGEDGAKQKKENREEGGEDGSEDEDEDEANVEEDDGETDEVEELIESNWNIMQYLPQTASCQNYFLMIVSAYIAAVYHSMKEELRRNTPGATPIKRRGGSQASQQAVGDLSALPGMISFSQEYVSNELTQNFFNITQKIQKKVTGTRSTQPSEMFPVLPGSHLVLNNPALEFIKYVCQVLSLDANIVNQVNKLKRDLLRLVGVGEFSEDAQFHDPCNSYILPEVICNHCNFCRDLDLCKDPSVAQDGSVLPQWFCSNCQAQYETESVEMALVEALQKKLMSYTLQDLACNKCKGVKEANMPLYCKCAGDFDLTFPAKSFAEQITVFRNIASHYNMSFLEETIDWLLAMSPQISIK